One window of Hymenobacter sp. BRD128 genomic DNA carries:
- a CDS encoding 6-carboxytetrahydropterin synthase: MPQLTICRSEHFNAAHRLHNPAWDATRNQQVFGKCNNPNYHGHNYNLTVRLTGDIDPDTGYVFDLKQLSDIIKTQVLNRFDHRNLNLDTEDFRELNPTAENIAVVIWRRLRAALPAALTLAVTLHETDRNFVDYYGE; the protein is encoded by the coding sequence ATGCCTCAGCTCACTATCTGCCGCTCCGAACACTTCAACGCGGCCCACCGCCTGCACAATCCGGCCTGGGATGCGACGCGCAACCAGCAGGTGTTTGGCAAGTGCAACAACCCCAACTACCACGGCCACAATTATAACCTGACCGTGCGTCTGACCGGCGACATAGACCCTGATACGGGCTACGTCTTTGACCTGAAGCAGCTGAGCGACATCATCAAAACCCAGGTGCTCAATCGTTTTGACCACCGCAATCTCAACCTCGATACGGAGGATTTTCGGGAGCTTAACCCCACGGCCGAGAACATTGCCGTCGTCATTTGGCGGCGGCTGCGGGCGGCGCTGCCGGCCGCACTGACGCTGGCCGTGACGCTCCACGAAACCGACCGTAATTTTGTGGATTACTATGGAGAATAA
- a CDS encoding D-2-hydroxyacid dehydrogenase, translating to MKIFVYYTLSDTVRTQLEQGLPVECEVTYASDLPAAEQAAACRQTELLFGNPPPEWLAGKLPHLRLWQLDSAGFDRYQGLAVAAPVANMGDYFAWPCAETMVAGLLAFYRALPELLRLQAERRWVGAPIRGRMGLLRDKRVIILGAGAIARAVRQQLSGFGCAVQLLARTHPQAQLRSRADLRMALPHTTIVVNCLPGSADKYFAAEEFAALPPGSIYASVGRGNTTDEPALLAALQAGHLAGAVLDVTETEPLPASHPFWTMPQVLLTQHTGGGQPHEAEGKVAQLLRNLAHLQAGRPLENLVTLQRGY from the coding sequence ATGAAAATATTTGTATATTACACCTTGTCGGATACGGTTCGAACGCAGCTTGAGCAGGGGCTGCCCGTGGAGTGTGAAGTGACCTATGCCAGCGATTTGCCCGCCGCTGAGCAAGCCGCCGCGTGCCGGCAAACGGAGCTGCTATTTGGTAATCCGCCGCCCGAATGGCTGGCGGGCAAGCTGCCGCACCTGCGGCTGTGGCAGCTCGACTCGGCAGGGTTCGACCGCTACCAGGGGCTAGCAGTAGCGGCACCGGTGGCTAACATGGGCGATTATTTTGCCTGGCCCTGCGCCGAGACTATGGTGGCGGGCCTGCTAGCCTTCTACCGCGCCTTGCCCGAGCTGCTGCGCCTGCAAGCCGAGCGGCGCTGGGTGGGAGCTCCCATCCGGGGGCGCATGGGGCTGCTGCGCGATAAGCGCGTCATTATCCTGGGGGCCGGCGCCATTGCGCGGGCCGTGCGCCAGCAGCTCAGCGGCTTTGGCTGCGCGGTGCAGCTGCTAGCCCGCACCCACCCGCAGGCGCAGCTGCGCTCGCGGGCCGACCTGCGAATGGCTTTGCCGCACACTACTATTGTGGTAAACTGCCTGCCCGGCAGCGCCGATAAGTATTTTGCGGCCGAAGAATTTGCCGCGCTGCCGCCTGGCAGTATCTACGCCAGCGTAGGTCGGGGCAATACTACCGACGAGCCTGCGCTGCTCGCGGCGCTGCAAGCCGGCCACCTGGCCGGGGCGGTGCTCGACGTAACCGAAACCGAGCCGCTACCGGCTAGCCACCCCTTCTGGACTATGCCGCAGGTGCTGCTGACCCAGCACACCGGCGGTGGCCAGCCCCATGAAGCCGAAGGCAAAGTAGCCCAGCTGCTTCGCAACCTGGCGCACCTGCAAGCCGGCCGGCCCCTCGAAAACCTGGTGACTTTGCAGCGCGGGTATTAA
- a CDS encoding PAS domain-containing protein, producing MITPAAPGLPQKTEDEFLFLADFIPQLVWITDPTGFHTYFNQRWIDYTGYTLADSVGPDMWNNLLHPDDQERARRVWGHSLATGDDYEIEYRFKSKAGDYRWFLGQALPRRNEAGQIMTWFGTCTDIHDQKLASNKLKEREEEFATLADNISQLAWMARPDGHIYWYNKRWYKYTGTDLAEMEGWGWEKVHHPDHIKPVVDFVKQAWDKGEPWELTFPLRRNDGEYRWFLTRAVPVRDEQGRTVRWLGTNTDITEMRQLQEQLQNSYNDLEAKVTFRNLELEHEVQRLRKQLGPQ from the coding sequence GTGATTACTCCCGCCGCGCCTGGCTTACCCCAAAAAACTGAGGACGAGTTTCTGTTTCTGGCCGATTTTATTCCGCAGCTGGTCTGGATAACCGACCCGACGGGCTTTCATACCTATTTCAACCAGCGCTGGATTGATTATACCGGCTACACGCTGGCCGACAGTGTGGGGCCCGATATGTGGAACAACCTGCTGCATCCCGACGACCAGGAGCGAGCCCGCCGGGTGTGGGGCCACTCGCTGGCTACCGGCGACGACTACGAAATAGAATACCGCTTTAAGTCCAAAGCCGGCGATTACCGCTGGTTTTTGGGCCAGGCGCTGCCCCGGCGCAATGAGGCGGGCCAAATCATGACGTGGTTTGGCACCTGCACCGACATTCACGACCAGAAGCTAGCCAGCAACAAGCTAAAAGAGCGGGAAGAGGAATTTGCAACGCTGGCCGATAACATCTCGCAGCTAGCCTGGATGGCCCGGCCCGATGGTCACATCTACTGGTACAACAAGCGCTGGTACAAATACACCGGCACTGACCTGGCCGAAATGGAAGGCTGGGGCTGGGAAAAAGTGCATCACCCCGACCACATCAAGCCCGTAGTTGACTTCGTGAAGCAGGCCTGGGACAAGGGCGAGCCGTGGGAATTGACGTTCCCGCTGCGCCGCAACGATGGCGAGTACCGCTGGTTTTTGACCCGCGCCGTGCCCGTGCGCGACGAGCAGGGCCGCACAGTGCGCTGGCTAGGCACCAATACCGACATAACGGAGATGCGCCAGCTGCAAGAGCAGCTCCAAAACTCGTACAACGACCTCGAAGCCAAAGTCACCTTCCGCAACTTGGAGCTGGAGCACGAGGTGCAGCGCCTGCGCAAGCAGCTTGGGCCGCAGTAA